From Pedobacter aquae:
AGCGCTGGCTTATTTATGTAATAATTTATATGCTCGATAGCTTGATCTATACATCCAAAAGTAAAACAAGATGAATCAATCGCAGAATATTCATTAATAGTAGGTTTCCAATCACAAATTTGAAAGCCACCAGCGCCAGCTATCTCAAAGAATTTACAATTTACTGAGTCTATTTCAGCATAATGAAAATTGTTAAAAACAATCTTTGCCCCTACCAATACTTCGCTCTTTCTATCACCAGTTATCCATTCATTTTTAAAAAACTCTTTTAGTTCTTGGTCCTTAGTCTGATTATCTCCAAAAATTGTCGGCCTAAGACCAACTGAAATCAGCTTTTTTAACAGTCTTGCTCGATAAGGATATATGGATCCAAACGCTAAAACGTCAATATTAATATCACGCTCTAAGTCAGTTCTGCTCTTCTTAGGCATCTTATGTACACGTTGATTAAATGCCTCCGGCAAGTAATGAGCATTTAACGATGCTTTTTTTTTCATAAAATCAACAATATAAGGATCTTTAGTAAAAAAAAAATCGTAAGGTGAATAAAATATCTGTTGCTTTTCAAATGTAGTTAGAGCATCCGGGTTTAACTGAACAATAGGGATTCCATTAAGTGCTGCTTTAATTTTTTGAATGGTAACAATCGGAATAAATCGATATGTTCCAATAACTAAATCAGGTTCATAGCTGATTATCTTTTTTGCCAAATTATTAAAAAGATACTCTACATAGTGGGGTATGAATTTTGAAAACCAATAGTTATATAGGTATTTAATATCGATTTGATCGGACATGTCTACGTGGTATACATGATGGCCTAGATGTTTTAAGGCGTCTGCAGTGTGATATTCAATTGTATCAAATCCCTTATTTCCGATTAACGCAACTTTCATTTTTTCTTTGGTTGAAGATTAAATTTCAAATAAGTAATAAAGTCTTTAAAAGTGTAGGAAGATTTAAAAAGTAATAAAAATGAATCAAGCACTCCGATTAATTTAAGAAGATAATATTCCCAAAACGGCCGATTTTTATAATAATATTTATATGCACTTTCTTGTACCATAATCATCTTCCGGATAGAGTTATATGAAGATTTACCTTCTAAGTGTATAATTCTAGGACCTTCTATTATTTCTATAGCATAACCAAGCTGAGCTACCCTCAATTGCAGGTCTGACTCCTCAAAATACATAAAGAACCGTTCGTCAAAACCATTAACCTCTTTAAAAATCTGATGAGGCATAAATATATCCGCTCCTAATATATAGTCTATCTTATCACAGAATATTTTTTCGATGTCTTTATCGAAGAATTTAAACCTTAAAGCATAAAACCTACTTTTTAAAAGGTGACTAATTTTGGGAAACTGACCTCCATTTCCATTAATTTTATAGTCTTCTCCCAAAAGATTGCATCCAATACATCCTAGCTTTCGGTAAACATTTTGACGGAAATAGTTTAAAAAAAATTTAATCACGTTATTAAGTAATAAAGTATCAGAATTTAAAAAAAATAAATAATCACCCTTAGCGAATTTAGCAGCCAAATTGTTTGCCTTTCCGAATCCCAAATTTTTTTCTGATTCAATCAATTGGACCTGTGGAAAATTCGTCTTAATTTCCTCTTGTGATCCATCATAAGACCCATTATCAACCACTATAATTTCGTAGACAACATCAGTTGTATGTTCAACAATAGATCTTATGCAATTTGATACAAAATCTTTTGTATTAAAGTTTACTATAATTATTGAACATTCCATCAATATGACTTAATGTTTTTGATTATGAAATCCAGGTTTTCTTTAAAAGTATAATTTTTGTTGAATATACGTGTAATATTTAACAACATGTCTACAACAACATATAATTTGTAATTTTTTCGTTCATTTTTTCTAAAATAATAATTGCGGCTTACTTGATTAATTACTCTCTTAAACTGTGAAAATTTAATTCTACTCGTACTTCCTCCTTCCAAATGTATAATAGAAGTCTTAGTTGTAATAAAACACTTATAACCCAATTTTCTTATCCTTATCTGCATGTCCGATTCTTCATAGTACATAAAATAAGTAGGATCGAAACCACCAACAGATTTATACAAGTGTTTACGCATAAACATATCCGCACCTATTACATAATCAATTTCAAAAAACGGTAAAGTAAAATCATAAGAATCACGCTCCTCATATTTCATTTTTAGCATCTTTTCAGCAATTAAATAATAATACTCTTTAAGATCATTTACAATACTTGGAAATCCCCCTCCAGAATTCATAGTTTGCCCTGATTCATCTACTAACTTGCAACCTAATACCCCCAATGATAAAGCATGCTCATTAGCAGTAAAAAAATCGTAAAGAATTTTAATAGTATTTTCTGTCAATAGAGTATCTGAATTCAATAAAAAAACAAACTCGCCATTTGCATTTTCTACACCTATGTTGTTAGCCCTACCAAATCCTATATTTTGCCTTAATTGAATGCAGTTTACCTCTGGAAATAATAATTTTAACATTTCCCAAGATTCATCCTTAGAATTATTGTCTACGACAATAACTTCAAAAGAAGTAAATTTTGTTGTACTATATATGGAAGAAAGACATTGCTGTAGCAATTCTTTAGTATTATAATTTACGATTATTATCGAGATTTGTATCATTTAACATGGCACCAAGTAAGTAAAATATCATAATTACGCAGAGTAAACTACTTTTTAAGTTTACTAATTTAAATTCAAAGGTAATTTAAGGAAGAGATAGTATAAATTAATTTTAATAAAATTAAAAAATCCTAACTTTATAATATAATCAGATCTATAAATTAAATCTATACTTTTTATAAATTTAACTTGATTAGAATGTAAATAAAGAACTAAAAACTTCAGATTCTCGTATTCTATCTTACTATTTGTCTTTAGACCAGTTGGGTTCAAAGGAAGGATGTTACTATATTTTTTATTAACCTTAAAAATATCAGTAAGCCAATTTACATCAGGATTACCCTCAGAAAGATGCTCTACAAGAATATTATGAGATACTACGACTTTATACTTTTGACCTATTGATAAAGAAATATCTAAATCATAACCATGATAGCCCTTTAACATTTCACTATCAAAGGGATGACTTTCTATAATAGTTTTTCTAGTAGCCATAAAAAATCCATCTATAACTGCAACCTCTGTTGTAGCCTTTATGTTGATATGGTGGAAGCGTTTTGCTATATTTTTATGGTCAGACTGTATGAAATTATAAGCTAAGTATTCATCACTTACCGTGTGCCAACCACTTGCAATATAACTTTTAACTTTGCATCCGGCTAATCCTACTAATCCTACCTTACAATCATCGTTAAAAAGACAGAGTAAGTCTTCTCCCCAGTTATTGCTCCTAAATAACAAATCTTCATGACAAAAAAGTAAGATCTCATATTTTGCCTTTGAAACTCCTTGATTGTAAGCTTCGCAAATCCCCATCAACTTAGGGTTGTATATCTTGACAATCTCATATGCAACCCCTATTGTTTCCTCAATGCAATTCTGAAACTGATGAAAAAGCTCTTCCTTACAAGAGGAAACTATAATACTAATCATTTTTTAATTTATCTATAATCTTAACTGAACTCACATACATACTCGCAAATAGATAGAATTCTGTTATTAGTACTGAACAGGCAACTCCGTACACGCCAAATATCTTAATAAGTGGATAGAGGAGCACAGAATTGATTATTGCTGCAATAATCATGTTATATAAAAAAGATTTGTCATGATTTAAATTCAACAAGGTTTGCGTTCCATATAAATTGTTCAGAAAGACAAATAAAGGAATTGAGCACATTATCCTAATTAGGATAGGTATTTCAGATAAGCCCGAACCGAACAATAAAGATGATATTAAATCCGAAAGAATAAAAATAATAATAATGATTACTGCATAAATCATGGAACCATAAAGGGCAACTTTTCTAACATTAGCATAGGCAACTTTATAGTTAGTTTTGAATAATCTACTGAAATAAGGAAATAGAGCAGATACGATAGGAATCTGAACAGCAGACATAACTTTAATAATTTTATCAGCAGAAGAAAAAACTCCCACCGCAGCATTACCCAGTACAACTCCCAAGATCAAAACATTCATGTTAGAAAAAAAAGTAATTTTTATTTGAGATAAGAAAATATATTTCCCCCTCTTGTATTGTGCCACCACATACTTTAGCTTTGGCTTTTCTATTTTTATCCTGTGTATTCTTATCACATAAACAATGGACAAGATTGAAGAAACGGAAGCACCAATTAGTGTAAACGTTGGAACCATCCAAAAATCGCTTCTCTCTTTTACGAAAATAAAAATCATTAATGTAAAAAACAATTTTGTTATTATATTGCTAAATGTTACAAATTTTAATTGTTGAATTCCCTGAAAATACCATGTCGGAGATATATTTAAGCAAGCTATTGTTCCAAATGTAATTAAATATATATAGCTGTGTTCTGCAACTGATGGTATTATTGCCACAAGTAATAACAATACTAAGAAGGATATTCCAAGGAGATAATTTTTAGCGGTAAATACAACATTGAAAATTTGCTGAATCTTTGCTTTATTGCCAATATGTTGTGAGATTTCTTTTGTAGCAGTAAGGCTGAATCCATAATTAATGAAAATGCCAAAGTAACCGATTACTGCGTTCACAAAAGCTAACAAGCCCACATTTTCAACACCTATCACTCTAATAAGATATGGTACGGTTAGCAATGGCAAGAGCATATCTAAGCCCTGAATTATGGATAACGAAAGAAAATTTTTTATTAATTGCCTTACACCTTTTCCTTTTGTAAGAGTAAGTATCGTGTCTCTGATGCTCATTACATGTTCAAAAAATAAATTGTGCTTTATGCTCTCTATATAAAAGAATTCTAAAAGTTAGATTTTGTTAATTTAATGCAATGAGTAGATTGGTATTAAAATATCCGATTCCTTAACTTCAATTTGAGGTAACATCAGAAAATTTTTCCAGGAGCAACTTAACATAATTATCCCAAGTATAATTCTTTACTTTTTCTTGTGCATTTAAACAATGATTACGATAGTTTGGTGAGTTGATTTCATCTTCCAATAAATGTTGCAGGTGCAATACCTCAAATTCATTACAATACCGCCCAAAAGAAATTTCCTCCCCAAATTCGGTGGTAAATTCTTCGTACGGAGCAATAATGATAGGTGTGTAAAAATACATTGCTTCAATTGTAGAAGAATATCCTCCCCAAACAGGAGTTGGATTTACAAAAACCTTTGCATTGATTAGCAAATCATAGTAACGTCTATTATCATTTTCCAAATTCTTGTCAAGATATCCAAATGCTTCAACTCCATCTGGAAGTTCGCCCAACTCTTCACCTCTTATACCTATAATTTTAACTTTAAGCATTGGATAATCAATTTTCAAATTCACATAAGCTGTTATCAAAAGTTTAGCCCCAGCAATATAGTTAGTGCTCCCTATGAATAATAGATCAAACGATTTTTCTTTAATCTTGAGAATTGCAGCCTCATCCAATTCCTTTTCATAAAGACTGTTGATAACATTCTGATTAAGATGAAAAATATTCGGATTTTTATACATTTTCTTCATTATATCCGCAGATTTCGGAAATAATGAGATTACTAAATCGGCATGTTCAATTACTCTCATCTGCCTCCGAATAGCTTGCTGCTCAAAATAATATGGTTTACGTCCTAGTCTATCATTGATACCAATACTTAAATCCCAATCACACAATAAAATGTTAGGTCGGGCAGAATATTTATTATAGAAACTGAAATTTGTAAAGATGTTTAAGTCAGCATTTGGATATTTCTTATTATATCTCCAGATCTTTATAAAGGTAAGAATATAGTTAATATAAGTTCTCTCGTAAAGATAAACATTGTCATTTTTTAATAAAAGTGTCAGCTTGTAAATAACACGATTATAAAATGATTGCAAGTAACGATTGGGATTG
This genomic window contains:
- a CDS encoding CgeB family protein translates to MKVALIGNKGFDTIEYHTADALKHLGHHVYHVDMSDQIDIKYLYNYWFSKFIPHYVEYLFNNLAKKIISYEPDLVIGTYRFIPIVTIQKIKAALNGIPIVQLNPDALTTFEKQQIFYSPYDFFFTKDPYIVDFMKKKASLNAHYLPEAFNQRVHKMPKKSRTDLERDINIDVLAFGSIYPYRARLLKKLISVGLRPTIFGDNQTKDQELKEFFKNEWITGDRKSEVLVGAKIVFNNFHYAEIDSVNCKFFEIAGAGGFQICDWKPTINEYSAIDSSCFTFGCIDQAIEHINYYINKPALRYEMATLQREHFLLNHTYDVRVKQMLDIVYKC
- a CDS encoding glycosyltransferase family 2 protein gives rise to the protein MECSIIIVNFNTKDFVSNCIRSIVEHTTDVVYEIIVVDNGSYDGSQEEIKTNFPQVQLIESEKNLGFGKANNLAAKFAKGDYLFFLNSDTLLLNNVIKFFLNYFRQNVYRKLGCIGCNLLGEDYKINGNGGQFPKISHLLKSRFYALRFKFFDKDIEKIFCDKIDYILGADIFMPHQIFKEVNGFDERFFMYFEESDLQLRVAQLGYAIEIIEGPRIIHLEGKSSYNSIRKMIMVQESAYKYYYKNRPFWEYYLLKLIGVLDSFLLLFKSSYTFKDFITYLKFNLQPKKK
- a CDS encoding glycosyltransferase family 2 protein, producing MIQISIIIVNYNTKELLQQCLSSIYSTTKFTSFEVIVVDNNSKDESWEMLKLLFPEVNCIQLRQNIGFGRANNIGVENANGEFVFLLNSDTLLTENTIKILYDFFTANEHALSLGVLGCKLVDESGQTMNSGGGFPSIVNDLKEYYYLIAEKMLKMKYEERDSYDFTLPFFEIDYVIGADMFMRKHLYKSVGGFDPTYFMYYEESDMQIRIRKLGYKCFITTKTSIIHLEGGSTSRIKFSQFKRVINQVSRNYYFRKNERKNYKLYVVVDMLLNITRIFNKNYTFKENLDFIIKNIKSY
- a CDS encoding glycosyltransferase: MISIIVSSCKEELFHQFQNCIEETIGVAYEIVKIYNPKLMGICEAYNQGVSKAKYEILLFCHEDLLFRSNNWGEDLLCLFNDDCKVGLVGLAGCKVKSYIASGWHTVSDEYLAYNFIQSDHKNIAKRFHHINIKATTEVAVIDGFFMATRKTIIESHPFDSEMLKGYHGYDLDISLSIGQKYKVVVSHNILVEHLSEGNPDVNWLTDIFKVNKKYSNILPLNPTGLKTNSKIEYENLKFLVLYLHSNQVKFIKSIDLIYRSDYIIKLGFFNFIKINLYYLFLKLPLNLN
- a CDS encoding flippase; amino-acid sequence: MSIRDTILTLTKGKGVRQLIKNFLSLSIIQGLDMLLPLLTVPYLIRVIGVENVGLLAFVNAVIGYFGIFINYGFSLTATKEISQHIGNKAKIQQIFNVVFTAKNYLLGISFLVLLLLVAIIPSVAEHSYIYLITFGTIACLNISPTWYFQGIQQLKFVTFSNIITKLFFTLMIFIFVKERSDFWMVPTFTLIGASVSSILSIVYVIRIHRIKIEKPKLKYVVAQYKRGKYIFLSQIKITFFSNMNVLILGVVLGNAAVGVFSSADKIIKVMSAVQIPIVSALFPYFSRLFKTNYKVAYANVRKVALYGSMIYAVIIIIIFILSDLISSLLFGSGLSEIPILIRIMCSIPLFVFLNNLYGTQTLLNLNHDKSFLYNMIIAAIINSVLLYPLIKIFGVYGVACSVLITEFYLFASMYVSSVKIIDKLKND
- a CDS encoding glycosyltransferase family protein: MKKKIKEISVFTFGDSTLVRTWSNVPYMLTKTLEKQGYKINRININPNRYLQSFYNRVIYKLTLLLKNDNVYLYERTYINYILTFIKIWRYNKKYPNADLNIFTNFSFYNKYSARPNILLCDWDLSIGINDRLGRKPYYFEQQAIRRQMRVIEHADLVISLFPKSADIMKKMYKNPNIFHLNQNVINSLYEKELDEAAILKIKEKSFDLLFIGSTNYIAGAKLLITAYVNLKIDYPMLKVKIIGIRGEELGELPDGVEAFGYLDKNLENDNRRYYDLLINAKVFVNPTPVWGGYSSTIEAMYFYTPIIIAPYEEFTTEFGEEISFGRYCNEFEVLHLQHLLEDEINSPNYRNHCLNAQEKVKNYTWDNYVKLLLEKFSDVTSN